The genomic DNA ACCCTGATGGAATCGACACTATGAATCATATTGAAAAACTCTGCTGCTATCCTGGCCTTATTGGTTTGAAGATGTCCTACCATATGCCAGACGGGACATGGGTGCAGTACCGATAGCTGCCCGATCTTGTCCTTGGCTTCCTGTATTCTGCTCTCGCCGAAGTGCCTGATGCCTGCCTGGAAAGCCTCTTGGATGTAGCTTGGATTTATTGTCTTGGTGACTGCAATAGCAGTTATCTCAGCAGGGGATCGCCTGGCCTTTTCAGCAGCCCTGGCAATGCGCCTCTGCAATCCACGGATATTGTGCTCAACATCCGTGGATTTAACTTCCGTTGCCGCTGATTTTCCGCTCATCTCGGATAACAGTATACCGTGGTTTATCCCAAACCTGAAGTTGGAAATGCAATCTTAGGTATCATGCTTCGTTCTGTGGGTGTCGTCCTTCTGATGAAGGACTCCTCACAATGACACGGGGTGAATCAGTCCTTTCTGGCTATATGACATCCGAACAGCAAGTGGAGGAGTTTTGCCCCCTTCTCCGGAGGGGTAGTTGCGGAAATCCAGGACAGGGAAGACCCCTTTAGGGCCTCCCGCAGAGATCACGCCGCTTTGACCGTCTCAGGGGCTTTCTGCGCCTTCCCCTCAATCGCCTCCTGGGCTGCTACCAGCCTGGCCACAGGGATTCTGAAGGCGCTGCAACTGACGTAGTCCACTCCGATCTGGTGAAAATATCGCACCGAGCGAGCTTCGCCGCCATGCTCCCCACAGACCCCTATCTCAATATCTCTCTTGTTCCTCCTCGCCCAGAATATGGCCGTCTCCATCAGCCGCCCC from Chloroflexota bacterium includes the following:
- a CDS encoding YggS family pyridoxal phosphate-dependent enzyme: MSGKSAATEVKSTDVEHNIRGLQRRIARAAEKARRSPAEITAIAVTKTINPSYIQEAFQAGIRHFGESRIQEAKDKIGQLSVLHPCPVWHMVGHLQTNKARIAAEFFNMIHSVDSIRVAEAISQQSQHTLPILIQVNVAGETSKYGFAPDEVHTAVERISKLPHLEIKGLMTIAPYTDNPEDVRPVFRQIRLLRDSLGLEHLSMGMTNDFEVAIEEGATMVRIGRAIFGERED